A window from uncultured Desulfobacter sp. encodes these proteins:
- a CDS encoding metallophosphoesterase: protein MKMPAFKPLILTGLAALTAAAFLSLPGSATAASGGRQGLFLTELYPNDISRSSVYGNSDDQLEYVEVFNTTDTQISFNDAYELDYEYPSGDDWILKQLTVKTVDGSTGVVIGAQKSAVFWNRRDDLGTSASEAQFRESWHISDDVKIFVVSGQNGFAADNRGFALVEKASGEIVSHYRYTTGVDTSDGLAVQLAIPDSGSEMAACEQNTFGSPGTVYSEQFDVYSGSAPDDLTPSGLFITEIRPNDTSRGSAYGDSGSNDYMECMEIFNAGDEDIDFNTEYAFAYLYKANFNIQPVTTYENAVNANTGDSSGVVIPAHSAAVIWCYRAEGLSGSYTSFPTQADFRAAYNIPDDVPVYAQTGQNGWGNTERGIALLKKEDDGRMTTASYYFWNGVTDLKDNKSVDLTVDLDGPKMSIYAAQSTTNMGTVEPYQYQFRTDDGTSPALTLLDESQSIAQGDFLRIPYEFKGGDTLPVNAVNLYYKLNGQDTYSVVSTVNFSIYNKYYAFIDNSELLNAEYVDYYLKAYNDYRTTVTDVRHITIVQDSTYNGIRVNFDNVEATDDAVLSGTVSVSAKDFISPGSGISLALDGSSVTTTTSLERSAYFTFEYSGVDAYFKNGLTSGENVIAVFAKCSEIPSTDAMAIPVPQGYFTYNVDGSASIELSLRAGTWGSTFEADTDGNNDDFTAGNFQLKFTDGTVITPDTAVDMNGDAVDAASTVKMGDSSGCTTRVTMTFTIPVDKVDAVAFALDTALLSDGTHTLTASGSETKEITFTVLNTVTPQDETTTADVNVVMTVDKENRTASVTTDSDVSTVGIYEARDLDTAGISEGTGDSTALAVSRTGTGATVSNNGDYPYQILEIPVKSSDITALRVKVNAQADYGQAVRLFILDPDTETWDLIDNTTESNGVITGVASLAGHTSNGTAMVLIQARGSEYSPYAYPDMYTTTSDNNNAWDGTHIPGQYDFSIAWITDTQYYAEQYMDNFSSMTDWIVDNADALGIEYVIHTGDIVDEFNEEYEYVNASQELAKFEDAGIPYGVLAGNHDVAHGNMRYDLYWKYFGAARYKNSPVYGGTYKNNLGHYDLVTVNGEELLFLYMSWDIYTPETDWMNEVLAKFPDRKAIICIHGGINSAGTQSYTSNLVLENVCKNNKNVFAVINGHYHGASLNIVGFDDDGDGENDRTVYQICTDYQSAPEGGMGYIKMIYFDLSHDKIYMNSYSPVLDDYNYFDTPKLDSYGIGTVAADIDIAELPVDFDRAAPKTLTVSSVSVTGLTGVELGSAAAAGNTVTDVSYNLKVSANNDIYAVLKNAGETAVGYTAPVTVKIDGDYDLDGDVDKDDVALLRKYLRKDAASYPIYDLNGDGKISTADMRQLTKSCTLSGCRRP, encoded by the coding sequence ATGAAAATGCCCGCGTTCAAACCATTAATCTTAACAGGCCTGGCAGCGTTGACGGCGGCCGCTTTCCTAAGCCTGCCCGGCAGTGCAACCGCTGCTTCAGGGGGCAGGCAGGGCCTGTTTTTAACAGAGCTCTATCCCAATGATATCAGCCGCAGTTCCGTTTACGGCAATTCCGACGATCAGCTCGAATATGTGGAGGTCTTCAACACCACAGACACGCAGATCTCTTTCAATGATGCCTACGAACTGGATTATGAGTACCCTTCAGGAGACGACTGGATACTTAAACAGCTTACAGTAAAAACGGTTGACGGCAGCACAGGGGTCGTAATCGGCGCCCAAAAAAGCGCTGTGTTCTGGAACCGCCGGGATGATCTGGGCACCAGCGCCTCCGAAGCACAGTTCCGTGAAAGCTGGCATATTTCAGATGATGTTAAAATATTTGTAGTGTCCGGACAGAATGGATTTGCTGCCGACAACAGGGGATTTGCCCTGGTGGAAAAAGCGTCCGGAGAGATCGTCTCCCATTACCGCTACACCACAGGCGTGGATACGTCAGACGGCCTTGCCGTACAGCTTGCCATCCCGGATTCCGGCAGCGAAATGGCTGCCTGCGAACAAAACACCTTTGGCAGTCCTGGCACGGTATATTCCGAACAGTTTGACGTTTATTCCGGATCGGCCCCGGATGATCTGACCCCGTCCGGCCTTTTCATAACGGAAATTAGGCCCAATGACACCAGCAGAGGTAGTGCATACGGTGATTCAGGCAGCAATGACTACATGGAATGCATGGAGATCTTCAATGCAGGCGACGAGGATATCGACTTCAACACCGAATACGCCTTTGCCTACCTCTACAAAGCAAACTTCAATATCCAGCCCGTGACCACCTATGAAAACGCTGTTAATGCCAACACAGGTGATTCATCCGGAGTTGTCATCCCGGCCCACAGTGCGGCCGTTATCTGGTGCTATCGTGCAGAAGGCCTTTCCGGCAGCTATACCAGCTTTCCCACACAAGCTGATTTTCGCGCTGCTTACAATATTCCCGATGATGTGCCGGTCTATGCCCAGACCGGGCAAAACGGCTGGGGCAATACCGAGCGGGGCATCGCGCTGCTCAAAAAAGAAGACGACGGCCGCATGACCACGGCTTCCTATTACTTCTGGAACGGTGTCACTGATTTAAAAGACAACAAGAGCGTTGATCTGACCGTTGATCTTGACGGCCCCAAAATGTCCATCTATGCCGCGCAGAGCACTACCAATATGGGGACGGTGGAACCGTACCAGTACCAGTTCAGGACGGATGACGGCACCTCACCCGCCCTGACGCTGCTGGATGAATCCCAGAGCATCGCCCAGGGCGATTTTTTAAGAATCCCCTATGAATTTAAAGGCGGAGACACCCTGCCGGTAAATGCCGTTAACCTGTATTACAAACTCAACGGGCAGGATACCTATTCTGTGGTGTCCACTGTTAACTTTTCCATCTACAACAAATATTACGCCTTTATCGATAATTCCGAGTTGCTCAACGCCGAGTATGTTGACTACTACCTCAAGGCGTATAATGACTACCGTACCACTGTCACCGATGTGCGGCACATCACCATTGTCCAGGACAGTACGTACAACGGCATCCGGGTAAATTTCGACAATGTCGAAGCCACGGATGATGCGGTGTTGTCAGGTACAGTGAGCGTATCTGCCAAGGATTTCATCTCCCCGGGCAGTGGCATCTCCCTTGCCCTGGACGGCAGCAGCGTTACCACCACAACCTCCCTGGAACGTTCAGCCTATTTTACCTTTGAGTACAGCGGGGTGGATGCATACTTTAAAAACGGCCTGACTTCGGGGGAGAATGTCATTGCCGTATTTGCCAAATGCAGTGAAATTCCTTCAACCGACGCCATGGCCATTCCCGTACCCCAGGGGTATTTTACCTATAATGTGGATGGCTCCGCGTCCATTGAGCTCTCCTTGCGTGCCGGTACCTGGGGTTCCACTTTTGAAGCGGATACCGATGGCAACAATGATGACTTCACCGCGGGCAATTTTCAGCTTAAATTCACTGACGGTACGGTCATTACACCCGACACCGCCGTTGATATGAACGGTGATGCGGTTGATGCCGCTTCGACGGTAAAAATGGGTGACTCCAGCGGCTGCACCACCCGTGTCACCATGACATTTACAATACCTGTGGACAAGGTAGATGCCGTGGCCTTTGCACTGGACACAGCCCTTTTGTCGGACGGCACCCACACCCTGACAGCATCCGGCAGTGAAACCAAAGAGATCACCTTTACGGTTCTCAACACCGTTACCCCACAGGATGAAACCACAACCGCAGACGTTAATGTGGTCATGACCGTTGACAAGGAAAACCGGACGGCATCGGTCACCACGGACAGTGATGTGTCCACTGTCGGCATTTATGAGGCCCGGGATCTTGACACCGCCGGCATCAGCGAAGGGACCGGGGACAGCACGGCCCTTGCCGTCAGCCGGACGGGCACCGGTGCCACGGTATCAAACAACGGAGACTACCCCTACCAGATTCTTGAAATTCCGGTAAAATCTTCGGACATCACCGCATTGAGGGTAAAAGTAAACGCCCAGGCAGACTATGGTCAGGCTGTCCGGCTCTTCATCCTTGATCCGGACACCGAGACCTGGGATCTCATTGACAACACCACCGAGTCAAACGGCGTGATCACAGGCGTAGCCTCCCTTGCCGGACATACCTCGAACGGCACGGCAATGGTCCTGATCCAGGCCCGGGGCAGCGAGTATTCACCCTATGCCTATCCCGACATGTACACCACCACCAGCGACAACAATAACGCCTGGGACGGCACACACATTCCCGGACAGTATGACTTCTCCATTGCCTGGATCACAGACACCCAGTATTACGCCGAGCAGTATATGGACAACTTTAGCTCCATGACTGACTGGATTGTGGACAATGCCGATGCACTGGGCATTGAGTATGTTATCCACACCGGCGACATTGTGGATGAATTCAACGAAGAGTATGAATACGTCAATGCCAGTCAAGAGCTTGCCAAGTTCGAGGATGCCGGCATTCCCTACGGCGTGCTGGCCGGCAACCACGATGTGGCCCACGGTAACATGCGTTACGATCTTTACTGGAAGTATTTTGGCGCAGCCCGGTACAAGAACAGCCCGGTGTACGGCGGAACCTACAAAAACAACCTGGGACACTACGACCTTGTCACCGTCAACGGGGAAGAGCTCCTCTTTTTATACATGAGCTGGGATATCTACACCCCCGAAACCGACTGGATGAATGAGGTCCTTGCAAAATTTCCAGACCGTAAGGCTATTATCTGCATACACGGCGGTATAAACTCCGCCGGAACCCAGAGTTACACCAGTAATTTGGTGCTTGAAAATGTCTGCAAGAACAACAAGAACGTTTTTGCCGTTATCAATGGCCACTACCATGGGGCGTCTTTGAATATTGTGGGCTTTGATGATGACGGGGATGGTGAAAACGACCGCACGGTGTACCAGATCTGTACAGACTACCAGTCTGCGCCCGAGGGGGGCATGGGATATATCAAAATGATCTATTTTGACCTTTCCCATGACAAAATCTACATGAATTCCTACTCTCCGGTTCTTGATGACTACAACTACTTTGATACGCCCAAACTTGACAGCTACGGCATCGGCACGGTTGCCGCAGATATCGACATCGCCGAACTCCCCGTTGATTTTGACAGGGCTGCCCCAAAGACCCTGACGGTCTCTTCGGTATCGGTCACAGGCCTCACCGGTGTTGAACTCGGCAGTGCCGCTGCCGCAGGCAACACAGTAACGGATGTTTCCTACAATCTGAAGGTCAGTGCCAATAACGACATCTACGCCGTGTTAAAGAATGCCGGTGAAACGGCCGTCGGGTACACCGCCCCGGTTACCGTTAAAATAGATGGTGACTACGACCTGGACGGCGATGTGGACAAAGATGATGTTGCGCTGCTGCGCAAATATCTGCGCAAGGATGCAGCCTCCTATCCGATTTATGACCTGAACGGGGACGGCAAAATCTCCACGGCGGACATGAGACAGCTTACCAAATCCTGCACCCTTTCAGGCTGCAGACGCCCCTGA
- a CDS encoding cohesin domain-containing protein, translated as MKKLIMTLGVFLVLTTCAQAATLSFSSDAMTVAAGETVSVDLIVSGLETEDLTAFDINVAYSDALLSVAGYTLYDGLGDIESGDAEDFYDEGYQAAGIVNLCEMTWLEDDALSFQADSFVLATLSFTAIGSGICAFTIPYEDLTTVSSVPVPSAFTLLGLGLCFLAGIARKKAVVK; from the coding sequence TTGAAAAAATTAATAATGACCCTTGGTGTTTTTTTGGTGCTGACAACTTGTGCCCAGGCCGCCACTCTATCTTTTTCTTCCGACGCCATGACCGTTGCCGCCGGGGAGACCGTCTCTGTTGACCTTATTGTTTCAGGACTTGAAACAGAAGATTTAACGGCCTTTGATATTAATGTTGCATATAGTGACGCCCTGCTTTCCGTTGCCGGATACACGCTCTATGACGGACTTGGCGATATCGAATCAGGAGACGCTGAAGACTTCTACGACGAAGGATACCAGGCGGCAGGTATTGTCAATCTGTGCGAAATGACATGGCTGGAGGACGATGCGCTTTCGTTCCAGGCAGACAGCTTTGTTTTGGCCACACTGAGCTTTACAGCCATTGGCAGCGGCATCTGCGCCTTCACCATTCCCTATGAAGATCTGACTACAGTCTCTTCGGTACCTGTTCCGTCAGCCTTCACCCTTCTCGGGTTGGGGCTATGCTTTCTGGCAGGTATTGCCAGAAAAAAAGCTGTGGTAAAATAG
- a CDS encoding HDOD domain-containing protein: MTTQDHSRGEETIANAVALDILNSKFKIPPMPANGPKLMSLVRKPIDNIKVDDFVKIIDSDPGLLSLILELANSAYFKGVDEVYSLRSAIVRVGLQETINSANLYFFQGLFPKIPKIDGFQVQAYWAFSWSCANAARRLGHPNMNMDVNPGELYIAGLLHGIGKLILAIQYPFEFGKCLQTAARLKLPLHIVELDEFGATDAHIASKLFEIWHIPSRVCSGVKFYQNPGLAPEKEKNMAALLQFAYAVAAASGIGKNGDGCVSALESTWIAGQPELPLFKKEAQEAVVKEIHASLKEKSESFTGVAPQTQASAGGPDQGKFRHQNRERKDLSMPPAQEPAKANPSTIGVFTWIRSLFH, translated from the coding sequence ATGACGACACAAGACCACAGCCGGGGAGAAGAAACCATTGCTAATGCCGTTGCATTGGATATATTAAATTCAAAATTCAAAATACCGCCCATGCCGGCCAATGGGCCAAAACTGATGTCCCTGGTTAGAAAACCCATTGATAATATAAAAGTGGATGATTTTGTAAAGATCATTGATTCTGATCCGGGGCTTTTATCCTTGATTCTAGAACTTGCAAATTCAGCCTATTTCAAGGGTGTTGATGAAGTGTACAGTTTGCGGTCGGCCATTGTCCGTGTCGGATTGCAGGAGACCATCAATTCCGCCAATCTCTATTTTTTCCAAGGCCTATTTCCAAAGATTCCTAAGATAGATGGATTTCAAGTTCAGGCGTATTGGGCATTTTCCTGGTCTTGCGCCAACGCCGCAAGACGTCTGGGCCATCCAAACATGAATATGGATGTCAATCCCGGTGAATTGTACATTGCAGGACTGCTGCACGGTATCGGCAAGTTGATCCTTGCGATTCAATATCCGTTTGAATTTGGAAAATGCCTCCAAACCGCAGCCAGATTAAAATTGCCCCTTCATATAGTGGAGCTGGATGAGTTTGGTGCAACAGACGCCCATATCGCATCAAAACTATTTGAAATATGGCACATACCTTCCCGGGTTTGCTCGGGTGTTAAATTCTACCAAAATCCAGGTCTGGCACCAGAGAAAGAAAAAAATATGGCGGCCTTGCTTCAGTTTGCCTATGCCGTTGCCGCCGCATCCGGGATTGGGAAAAACGGCGATGGCTGTGTCAGCGCCCTTGAATCCACATGGATCGCCGGACAACCCGAATTACCGTTGTTTAAAAAAGAGGCTCAGGAGGCGGTCGTCAAAGAGATCCATGCTTCCCTGAAAGAAAAATCAGAAAGCTTTACAGGTGTGGCCCCCCAAACACAAGCGTCGGCCGGGGGGCCGGACCAAGGCAAATTCCGGCACCAAAACAGGGAAAGAAAAGACCTTTCAATGCCGCCCGCCCAGGAGCCCGCAAAGGCCAACCCGTCCACCATCGGGGTGTTTACCTGGATCCGTTCGCTGTTTCATTGA
- the rnhA gene encoding ribonuclease HI has product MKFYAVARGRKTGIFTSWPEAERQVKGFAGARFKSFSTKQEALAFLEDPSYTTSGASSKNFKSASKATKSGQDPSAQNDYPENAVMVYTDGGAIGNPGPGGYGVVFESGETFCGGFNLTTNNRMELLAVITALEALDGETRPICLHSDSRYVVNGITKNWAKSWKRRGWKKSDGSPAMNPDLWQRLLELLEGLDVRFFWVKGHAGNPLNEKCDQLANSTARTSGLPDDTGYLKHRADGA; this is encoded by the coding sequence ATGAAATTCTACGCAGTGGCCAGGGGCCGCAAAACAGGTATATTCACATCATGGCCCGAAGCAGAACGCCAGGTCAAAGGATTTGCAGGGGCCAGATTCAAAAGTTTTTCAACAAAACAGGAAGCCTTGGCCTTTTTGGAGGATCCGTCTTATACAACATCCGGGGCCTCATCTAAAAATTTTAAATCTGCCTCAAAAGCAACTAAATCCGGGCAGGATCCGTCGGCCCAGAATGATTACCCGGAAAATGCCGTGATGGTCTATACGGACGGCGGGGCCATCGGCAACCCCGGTCCAGGGGGGTATGGGGTTGTGTTTGAATCAGGGGAAACGTTTTGCGGCGGGTTTAATCTGACCACCAACAACCGCATGGAGCTTTTGGCTGTTATCACGGCCCTTGAAGCCCTTGACGGAGAGACTCGTCCCATCTGCCTGCATTCGGACTCCAGGTATGTTGTCAACGGGATTACCAAAAACTGGGCAAAATCTTGGAAACGACGGGGCTGGAAAAAATCCGACGGCTCCCCGGCCATGAATCCGGACCTGTGGCAGCGGCTTCTGGAGTTGCTGGAAGGTCTTGATGTCCGGTTCTTCTGGGTAAAAGGCCATGCCGGCAACCCATTGAATGAGAAGTGTGATCAACTTGCCAATTCAACGGCGCGCACATCAGGCTTGCCCGACGACACAGGGTATCTTAAACACCGCGCCGACGGTGCCTGA
- a CDS encoding ABC transporter substrate-binding protein: protein MKAIRTLVFFVCILSAMSVFSRPVRADEAALATQALKVKIDEILDVLKTPELKGDEKKEVRRQKIRDIVLQSFDFGRMAQSSLGKYWRGRTPEEKQAFTVRFQRLIENTYISKLETYTNEQVVYLNEQRKTKQNREYAKIQTQIITADGTEIPIAYMMYRQGTEPWLVFDINIEGVSMVNNYRSQFAEFLGQKSFSQLLEDIDAKNSTT, encoded by the coding sequence ATGAAAGCAATCAGAACACTGGTTTTTTTTGTATGCATACTTTCTGCAATGTCTGTTTTCAGCCGGCCGGTCCGTGCTGACGAGGCCGCTTTGGCCACCCAGGCCCTCAAGGTCAAAATTGACGAGATCCTTGATGTGCTTAAAACCCCCGAACTTAAGGGGGATGAAAAAAAAGAGGTTCGCAGGCAAAAGATTCGTGACATTGTTCTGCAGAGTTTTGATTTTGGGCGCATGGCCCAGTCCAGCCTCGGGAAATACTGGAGAGGAAGAACTCCGGAAGAAAAACAGGCTTTTACCGTTCGGTTCCAGCGTCTGATTGAAAATACCTATATTTCCAAACTTGAAACCTATACCAACGAACAGGTGGTATACCTTAATGAGCAACGCAAAACCAAACAGAACCGGGAGTACGCAAAAATTCAGACCCAGATTATTACGGCCGATGGTACTGAAATTCCCATTGCCTATATGATGTACCGGCAGGGAACAGAACCTTGGTTGGTGTTTGATATAAATATTGAAGGTGTCAGTATGGTTAATAATTACCGTTCCCAATTTGCTGAATTTCTTGGTCAAAAATCGTTTTCACAACTTCTTGAGGACATTGATGCAAAAAACAGTACCACCTAG
- the pstC gene encoding phosphate ABC transporter permease subunit PstC produces the protein MTSIHLIVTFLVLILLGFYMGRNKAMAVCTALGGPKALHSSPFYYGTLTAIWCAVPALIIFSFWLFFKSTIIMDIVVSGLPDQIRSLPDTRLNLIVNDIKNAVSGHSMSGRNSSVILAAVEHYKSLEMLAQTALSIIVTAIGLVAVAGVRLKITPRLRARNHVEKIVEILLIACAALVVFTTLCIVISVLYEAIRFFKIVPVHQFLLGFDWSPQMAVHAEQIVSSGSFGVIPILYGTMLIAGVALCVSVPSGLMAAIYLSEYAGKKFRRIAKPLLGILGNIPTVVYGFFAVLFVAPAIKHAGDILGIPVSSASALAAGGVMGMMLLPFVGSLCDDVINAVPQSLRDGALSLGSTPSETIVNVVLPAALPGIVGAVLLAVSRAIGETMIVVMAAGLSANMTANPLQAVTTVTVQIVTLLVGEQEFDNAKTLAAFALGLVLFVVTVILNMVAFTVVRKYRRHHE, from the coding sequence ATGACATCGATTCATTTGATTGTAACATTTTTGGTGCTGATCCTTTTGGGCTTTTATATGGGCCGCAACAAGGCTATGGCCGTTTGCACAGCCCTGGGTGGGCCAAAGGCACTTCACTCTAGTCCCTTTTATTACGGGACGCTGACTGCCATCTGGTGTGCGGTGCCGGCATTGATCATTTTTTCGTTCTGGCTGTTTTTTAAATCCACCATCATCATGGATATAGTGGTTTCAGGACTACCTGATCAGATTCGGTCGCTGCCCGACACCCGCCTCAATCTTATCGTCAATGATATCAAAAACGCTGTGTCCGGCCATAGTATGAGTGGCCGTAACAGTTCCGTCATTCTGGCCGCAGTCGAGCATTACAAAAGCCTTGAGATGTTGGCCCAGACCGCGTTAAGCATCATCGTAACCGCAATTGGGCTGGTCGCCGTTGCCGGTGTCCGTTTGAAAATTACACCGAGGCTTCGGGCCAGAAATCATGTGGAAAAAATAGTTGAAATCCTGCTTATTGCCTGCGCGGCCCTGGTTGTTTTTACAACCCTATGCATTGTCATTTCCGTATTGTATGAAGCGATTCGGTTTTTTAAAATTGTGCCGGTACATCAATTTTTACTTGGATTTGACTGGAGTCCCCAAATGGCTGTTCATGCCGAGCAGATTGTCTCTTCCGGTTCATTCGGCGTTATTCCCATACTTTATGGCACCATGCTCATTGCCGGTGTTGCCCTCTGTGTCTCTGTGCCGTCAGGGCTTATGGCTGCTATATATCTGTCCGAATACGCTGGCAAAAAATTTCGTCGTATCGCCAAGCCCCTTTTGGGTATTTTGGGCAATATCCCCACGGTTGTTTACGGTTTTTTTGCAGTCCTTTTTGTGGCCCCGGCCATTAAGCATGCGGGGGATATTTTAGGTATCCCGGTATCTTCGGCAAGTGCTTTGGCTGCCGGGGGGGTCATGGGAATGATGCTCCTGCCTTTTGTCGGCTCCTTGTGCGACGACGTGATTAATGCCGTGCCACAGTCGTTGCGCGACGGCGCCCTGAGTCTTGGATCCACCCCGAGTGAAACCATTGTAAATGTTGTGCTGCCCGCAGCCCTTCCCGGCATTGTGGGGGCGGTGCTGCTGGCCGTGTCCCGGGCCATCGGAGAGACCATGATTGTTGTAATGGCCGCCGGGTTGTCTGCGAACATGACCGCAAATCCTTTACAGGCCGTCACAACGGTTACAGTGCAGATCGTCACATTGCTGGTGGGCGAGCAGGAATTTGACAACGCCAAGACCCTGGCTGCCTTTGCCCTGGGACTTGTACTGTTTGTTGTTACCGTGATTTTAAACATGGTGGCCTTCACGGTGGTCAGAAAATACAGGCGGCATCATGAATAA
- the pstA gene encoding phosphate ABC transporter permease PstA — translation MNNLNNAQKNERTIDIVKKGLKRRRRKERWFRLFGGAAVMISLGFLSLLLISIVFNGYTAFQQTMVRLDVFLDTKVIDKNDLAGANYSKLIHDSLLAVAPDVTTFSDKRKLYAMVSINAAFMLQEFVQKNRDALGNTIQIWVPAAADVDMLFKGHVDLDKPQSQRRIDDRQLAWVNLLASQKRIKKVFNKTFFTAGDSKEPELAGIRGAVWGSFYSLLVTLFLVLPIGISAAVYLEEFAVKNRWTYLIEMNINNLAAVPSIVFGLLGLAVFLNFFGFPRSSPVVSGLVLALMTLPAVIISSRSSLKAVPPSVREAGLGIGASKVQLVAHHVMPQALPGMITGILFAMSRALGEAAPLLMIGMVAFIANIPDGFTDPATALPVQIFLWAGNPERAFLEKSSAAIMVLLFFLIIMNGTAVMLRKIFEKNQ, via the coding sequence ATGAATAATTTAAATAATGCACAGAAAAACGAAAGAACCATTGATATTGTCAAAAAAGGGTTGAAACGGCGCCGCCGCAAAGAACGCTGGTTTCGTCTGTTCGGCGGGGCTGCCGTTATGATCAGTTTGGGCTTTTTGTCATTATTGCTCATTTCTATTGTTTTTAATGGATATACAGCGTTTCAGCAGACCATGGTCCGGCTGGATGTTTTTTTGGATACCAAGGTCATAGACAAAAACGATCTTGCCGGTGCAAATTATTCAAAATTGATTCATGACAGTTTGCTGGCTGTTGCCCCGGATGTGACAACATTTTCCGATAAGCGAAAGTTGTACGCAATGGTGAGTATTAACGCGGCCTTTATGCTCCAGGAGTTTGTGCAAAAAAATCGGGATGCGCTTGGAAATACCATTCAGATATGGGTGCCGGCCGCTGCCGATGTGGACATGCTGTTCAAAGGCCATGTGGATTTAGACAAACCCCAGTCCCAGAGACGTATTGATGACCGGCAACTTGCATGGGTGAACCTCCTGGCATCCCAAAAAAGGATTAAAAAGGTATTTAACAAGACCTTTTTCACCGCAGGCGATTCTAAAGAGCCAGAACTTGCCGGAATCCGCGGGGCGGTGTGGGGATCCTTTTACAGCCTTTTGGTCACACTATTCTTGGTGCTTCCCATTGGAATATCGGCTGCGGTGTACTTGGAAGAATTTGCAGTTAAAAACAGGTGGACCTACCTTATTGAGATGAATATTAATAATCTGGCTGCTGTGCCATCCATTGTATTCGGGCTGCTGGGGCTGGCCGTTTTCTTGAATTTTTTTGGATTTCCCCGATCTTCCCCGGTTGTAAGCGGTCTGGTTTTGGCGTTGATGACGCTGCCGGCTGTTATTATCAGCAGTCGTTCCTCTTTAAAAGCTGTGCCGCCCAGTGTCCGTGAAGCAGGTCTCGGCATTGGTGCCTCCAAAGTCCAGTTGGTGGCGCATCATGTTATGCCCCAGGCCCTGCCGGGTATGATCACCGGAATTCTTTTTGCCATGTCCCGAGCCCTTGGGGAGGCGGCACCCCTTTTAATGATCGGTATGGTGGCCTTTATTGCAAATATTCCTGACGGATTCACAGATCCTGCCACGGCCCTGCCCGTACAGATTTTTCTTTGGGCAGGCAATCCGGAACGGGCTTTTTTGGAAAAATCGTCAGCTGCCATCATGGTGCTTTTGTTTTTTTTGATTATCATGAACGGCACCGCTGTTATGTTAAGAAAAATATTTGAAAAAAATCAGTAA
- a CDS encoding substrate-binding domain-containing protein, with protein sequence MKKLNVALIALVYLLSLGTRSASADAARDYISIVGSSTIYPFATVVAENFGKKTHFKVPKIESTGSGGGHKLFGAGIGVRYPDITNASSRITRSQLINDFKNGVKDVVEVKIGYDGIVVANSKHTQVYRLTRRDLFLGLAKQVPVPGDVGVLQPNPYANWHQINPSLPAVNIEVLGPPPTSGTRDAFMTLAMEGGANTFAWINQLKKSDKKRYKVICHTIREDGAYIEAGENDNLIVEKLIKSDNTLGVFGFSFLDQNSDRLQGAFIDGVQPTFESIADAGYPLSRPLYVYVKKAHVDSIPGMRAFLDEFTNENTWGDEGYLTTKGLIPMPPKERRHYRKVAKDLIPLTLDDLNY encoded by the coding sequence ATGAAAAAATTGAACGTTGCTTTGATTGCCTTGGTCTATCTGCTGAGTTTGGGAACACGTTCGGCAAGCGCCGATGCTGCAAGGGACTATATCTCCATTGTCGGATCTTCAACCATTTATCCTTTTGCCACTGTGGTTGCAGAAAATTTTGGAAAGAAAACACATTTTAAAGTGCCGAAAATTGAATCCACAGGATCAGGAGGTGGCCATAAGCTTTTTGGTGCCGGCATTGGTGTCAGGTATCCGGATATTACCAACGCCTCGTCCCGGATTACCAGAAGCCAGTTGATAAACGATTTTAAAAATGGTGTCAAAGATGTTGTTGAGGTCAAAATCGGTTATGACGGCATTGTTGTTGCAAATTCCAAACATACCCAGGTGTATCGATTGACCCGAAGGGATCTGTTTCTGGGGTTGGCAAAGCAGGTTCCTGTGCCGGGGGATGTCGGTGTCTTACAGCCAAATCCCTATGCAAACTGGCACCAGATAAATCCTTCTCTTCCTGCCGTCAACATTGAGGTGCTTGGCCCCCCGCCGACCTCGGGGACCCGTGATGCGTTTATGACACTGGCCATGGAGGGCGGGGCAAATACATTTGCTTGGATCAATCAATTGAAAAAATCAGATAAAAAGAGATACAAGGTGATCTGTCACACCATCCGGGAAGACGGGGCCTATATTGAGGCCGGGGAGAATGACAACCTGATCGTGGAAAAATTGATCAAATCCGATAACACCTTAGGTGTTTTTGGGTTTTCTTTTCTGGACCAGAACAGTGATCGGCTCCAGGGCGCTTTTATTGACGGTGTGCAGCCGACATTTGAATCCATTGCCGATGCAGGCTATCCGTTGTCGCGCCCCTTGTATGTTTATGTCAAAAAGGCCCATGTCGACAGCATCCCCGGAATGAGAGCGTTTCTGGATGAGTTCACCAATGAAAATACCTGGGGGGATGAGGGCTACCTGACAACCAAGGGGCTGATTCCCATGCCGCCAAAGGAGCGCCGGCATTATAGAAAAGTTGCTAAGGACCTGATCCCTTTAACCTTGGATGATCTCAATTATTAG